A stretch of DNA from Thermoanaerobaculia bacterium:
CGAGCGCGCGATGAACGATCTCGAGGACGAGCGCGAGATCATGATGTACCTGCGGCACGAGGCCGGGCACGCCTTCAACTACGCGTACGAGCTCTACAAGACCGCGGAGTGGCGCGATCTCTTCGGTCCGTTCCGGCGGCCCTACCACGACGACTACGAGCCGGTGCCGTTCTCGCGGAAGTTCGTGCGCCACATCGCCGGGTGGTACGCCCAGAAGCATCCGGACGAGGACTTCGCCGAGACGTTCGCGGTATGGCTGACGCCGCGCTCCGGGTGGAGGACGAAGTACCGGGGATGGGGAGC
This window harbors:
- a CDS encoding putative zinc-binding metallopeptidase; translation: MHTFEKTPPEVEELLLRPIKDLGLKLEGSSVEKFVQQLYRELDQKGLKRFRPGCYLTDEWGCPSGQPIIGIPFYLADPKLAALERAMNDLEDEREIMMYLRHEAGHAFNYAYELYKTAEWRDLFGPFRRPYHDDYEPVPFSRKFVRHIAGWYAQKHPDEDFAETFAVWLTPRSGWRTKYRGWGA